The following proteins are encoded in a genomic region of Coffea eugenioides isolate CCC68of chromosome 6, Ceug_1.0, whole genome shotgun sequence:
- the LOC113776038 gene encoding 60S ribosomal protein L13a-2-like yields MVIPDALKVLRLQAGHKYCLLGRLSSEVGWNYADTIRELEAKRKKRDLAEELKLAARSRNPPSSPVDLHRQELYILLILEVSKKISSTAYMSAQKLWL; encoded by the exons ATGGTTATCCCTGATGCTCTCAAGGTTTTGAGGCTCCAGGCTGGTCACAAGTACTGTTTGCTGGGTCGGCTATCGTCTGAAGTTGGGTGGAACTACGCTGATACAATCAGGGAGCTAGAGGCTAAGAGAAAGAAGAGGGACTTGGCGGAGGAATTGAAGCTCGCCGCACGCTCACGGAACCCACCATCATCGCCCGTGGATCTTCATCGTCAAGAGCTCT ATATATTGCTCATTTTGGAGGTTTCGAAGAAGATTAGCAGTACGGCTTACATGTCGGCTCAAAAACTGTGGTTATAG